The following proteins are encoded in a genomic region of Leptospira fainei serovar Hurstbridge str. BUT 6:
- a CDS encoding polyprenyl synthetase family protein, with protein METGAKDPALISILAFAKKEFENYLESEVFPRFQKEAAPELAEAMEYSIKAGGKRLRPILAMAAFGAVTKDSLSIASSLEFLHTYSLIHDDLPSMDNDDIRRGIPTLHKRYSEATAILAGDALQAYAFEWLTHAKGEVADPHLYRDLIRILHQGGGAPGMVSGQVFDLALERNPVSLKGSKEELLAITHRLKTGALIRASLLLGNRLRQDHQSRAALLSDYGIKSGLLFQITDDILDVEGTQEDLGKTPGKDDRSGKITYPALYGLDECKKMVTSLVTELEGLGKSLDTSFSTDGETLQFPDFFQLLPGTLGSRKN; from the coding sequence TTGGAGACCGGAGCGAAAGACCCTGCTTTAATTTCGATCTTAGCTTTCGCAAAGAAGGAGTTCGAGAACTATCTCGAAAGCGAAGTTTTTCCGCGATTTCAAAAAGAGGCGGCTCCGGAATTGGCTGAAGCGATGGAATATAGCATCAAAGCGGGAGGCAAACGACTTCGGCCCATTTTAGCGATGGCGGCATTCGGCGCCGTAACGAAAGATTCCTTATCGATCGCGAGTTCATTGGAGTTCCTGCATACATACAGTCTGATTCATGATGATCTTCCCAGCATGGATAACGATGATATTCGTCGGGGAATACCGACCTTGCACAAACGCTATTCCGAAGCTACCGCAATATTGGCGGGCGACGCCTTGCAAGCTTATGCATTCGAATGGTTGACGCATGCAAAAGGCGAGGTTGCTGATCCGCATTTGTATCGGGATTTGATTCGTATTTTGCATCAGGGCGGCGGGGCTCCGGGAATGGTGTCCGGCCAAGTATTCGATCTGGCTTTGGAAAGAAATCCCGTTTCCTTAAAAGGAAGTAAAGAGGAACTACTTGCTATTACGCATCGACTCAAAACGGGAGCTTTAATTCGGGCTTCTCTGCTTTTGGGAAATCGCTTAAGACAGGATCACCAATCGAGAGCCGCATTGCTTTCGGATTATGGGATTAAATCGGGACTTCTATTTCAAATTACGGATGATATTCTAGATGTGGAAGGAACTCAAGAAGACTTAGGTAAAACGCCGGGTAAAGACGATCGATCGGGGAAAATTACTTACCCTGCATTGTACGGCCTGGACGAATGTAAGAAAATGGTTACTTCGCTTGTAACCGAATTGGAAGGATTAGGAAAAAGTTTAGATACTTCTTTTTCTACAGACGGGGAAACTTTACAATTTCCGGATTTCTTTCAATTATTGCCCGGAACTCTTGGCTCGAGGAAAAACTAG